In a single window of the Notamacropus eugenii isolate mMacEug1 chromosome 4, mMacEug1.pri_v2, whole genome shotgun sequence genome:
- the LOC140502788 gene encoding uncharacterized protein isoform X2 translates to MAPVPLGTSAPQESVTFWDVAVDFTAEEWGHLAPFQKELYQEVMLENYRNLVYLGLSVSEPAVISQLERGEAPWRPEGGSPGDGCADWGTKHEIKESAPKLVFSMEELSGEKLTRNGSCASKLGGPWQWDSRLDKQQNSEETYAKQMKIKPSNKVRSHEHNKYGRSFSLGPVLFPQQRVSIGKNLDKCVTHRKSFRLYSELKKCNRISSKKILSKFKECGKSFNYNSDLIENHRMLAGEKKPYICNECGKVFRQSTHLILHQRIHTGEKPYECSECGKAFRLSTRLIEHQRIHTGEKPYECNECGKAFPQSSKLTRHQRIHTGEKPYECHECGKAFCQRTGLTQHQRIHTGEKPYECHECGKAFRQRTGLSRHQTIHTGDKPYECNECGKAFRQRKGLTQHQTIHTGEKPYKCNECGKAFRDSSQLIRHHRIHTGEKPYECNECGKAFARSTELTVHQTIHTGEKPYKCNECGKAFRQSSQLTQHQTIHTGEKPYKCNECGKAFRLSTGLMEHQRLHTGDKPYECGECGKAFRHSSQLTRHQMIHTGKKPYECNECGKSFPQSSQLTQHQIIHAGGKPYKCNECGKVFCQSSQLTQHQIIHTGEKPYECNKCGKAFPQSSQLTRHKRIHTGEKPYECSECGKAFRLGTQLAVHQTIHTGEKPYKCNECGKAFRLSKGLMEHQRLHTGDKPYECNECGKAFRHRSHLTRHQLIHTGKKSYECNECGKSFPQSSQLTQHQTIHTGERPYECGKAYRWSTGLSEHQGIDVGEKPYELEEPFHCSSALSQQWRIQTGEKLYECND, encoded by the exons ATGGCCCCCGTGCCCCTGGGCACCTCGGCCCCCCAG GAGTCAGTGACATTTTGGGATGTGGCCGTGGACTTCACTGCGGAGGAGTGGGGGCATCTGGCCCCTTTTCAGAAGGAGTTGTACCAGGAGGTGATGCTGGAGAACTACCGGAACCTGGTGTACCTGG GACTCAGCGTTTCTGAGCCAGCTGTCATCTCCCAGCTGGAGCGAGGGGAAGCACCTTGGAGGCCAGAGGGAGGCAGCCCTGGAGATGGCTGTGCAG attGGGGGACAAAGCATGAAATCAAGGAGTCGGCCCCAAAGCTGGTCTTCTCTATGGAAGAATTATCTGGAGAAAAACTCACAAGGAATGGTTCCTGTGCTTCCAAGTTGGGAGGACCCTGGCAGTGGGATTCCAGGTTAGACAAGCAGCAGAACAGTGAGGAAACATATGCTAAACAAATGAAGATCAAACCTTCCAATAAGGTGAGAAGCCATGAACATAATAAATATGGCAGAAGTTTTAGTCTAGGACCAGTTCTTTTCCCACAGCAGAGAGTATCCATAGGCAAGAATCTTGATAAATGTGTTACACATCGGAAGAGCTTCAGACTATATTCAGAACTAAAAAAATGCAATAGAATTTCCTCaaagaaaatactttctaaatttAAAGAATGTGGCAAGTCCTTTAATTATAATTCCGACCTTATTGAAAATCATCGAATGCTTGCTGGAGAGAAGAAACCTTAtatatgtaatgaatgtggaaaggtcTTCAGACAGAGCACACATCTTAttctacatcagagaatccatactggagagaaaccttatgaatgtagcgaatgtggaaaggccttccgTCTGAGCACACGACTTATTGAACATCaaagaatccatactggagagaaaccttatgaatgtaatgaatgtggtaaGGCCTTCCCTCAGAGCTCAAAACTTACtcgacatcagagaattcatacaggagagaaaccttatgagtgtcatgaatgtgggaaagccttctgTCAGAGAACAGGacttactcaacatcagagaattcatacaggggagaaaccttatgaatgtcatgaatgtggaaaggcctttcGCCAGAGAACAGGACTTAGTCGACATCAGACAATTCATACAGGAGataaaccttatgaatgtaatgaatgtggaaaggccttccgCCAGAGAAAAGGACTTACTCAGCACCAGACaattcatacaggagagaaaccttataaatgtaacgaatgtgggaaggccttccgtGATAGCTCACAGCTCATTCGACATCATAGAATACATACCggggagaaaccttatgaatgtaatgaatgtgggaaggcctttgcACGAAGCACAGAACTTACTGTACATCAGACAATTCATAccggagagaaaccttataaatgtaacgaatgtggaaaagccttccgACAGAGTTCGCAGCTCACTCAACATCAgacaattcatactggagaaaagccttataaatgtaatgaatgtgggaaggccttccgcCTGAGCACAGGGCTTATGGAGCATCAGAGACTTCATACTGGAGATAAACCTTATGAATGtggtgaatgtgggaaagccttccgCCACAGCTCACAACTTACTAGACATCAGATGATACATACaggaaagaaaccttatgaatgcaatgaatgtggaaagtCCTTCCCCCAGAGCTCCCAGCTTACTCAACATCAGATAATTCATGCTGGGGGAAAACCTTAcaagtgtaatgaatgtggaaaggtcTTCTGCCAGAGCTCACAGCTTACTCAACATCAGATaattcatactggggagaaaccttatgaatgtaataaatgtgggaaggccttccccCAGAGCTCACAACTGACTCGTCATAAGAGAATccatactggggagaaaccttatgaatgtagtgaatgtggaaaagccttccgCTTAGGGACACAACTTGCTGTACATCAGacaattcacactggagagaaaccttataagtgtaatgaatgtggaaaagccttccgTCTGAGCAAAGGACTTATGGAGCATCAGAGACTTCATACTGGAGataaaccttatgaatgtaatgaatgtggcaaGGCCTTCCGCCATAGATCACACCTTACTCGACATCAGTTGATACATACTGGAAAGAaatcttatgaatgtaatgaatgtggaaagtcCTTCCCCCAGAGCTCACAGCTTACGCAACATCAgacaattcatactggagagagacCTTATGAATGTGGCAAAGCTTATAGGTGGAGCACAGGACTTAGTGAGCATCAGGGTATTGATGtaggagagaagccttatgagcTGGAGGAGCCCTTTCATTGTAGTTCAGCCCTTTCTCAACAGTGGAGAATCCAAactggagagaaactttatgaatgtaatgattgA
- the LOC140502788 gene encoding uncharacterized protein isoform X1, giving the protein MSAKLWTCSGGTGMEQGQTRLGEGGISAETSGKSGSGDENRQIILGMGVSDILGCGRGLHCGGVGASGPFSEGVVPGGDAGELPEPGVPGDRARIELECDVPSPAFSHFQRAGLSVSEPAVISQLERGEAPWRPEGGSPGDGCADWGTKHEIKESAPKLVFSMEELSGEKLTRNGSCASKLGGPWQWDSRLDKQQNSEETYAKQMKIKPSNKVRSHEHNKYGRSFSLGPVLFPQQRVSIGKNLDKCVTHRKSFRLYSELKKCNRISSKKILSKFKECGKSFNYNSDLIENHRMLAGEKKPYICNECGKVFRQSTHLILHQRIHTGEKPYECSECGKAFRLSTRLIEHQRIHTGEKPYECNECGKAFPQSSKLTRHQRIHTGEKPYECHECGKAFCQRTGLTQHQRIHTGEKPYECHECGKAFRQRTGLSRHQTIHTGDKPYECNECGKAFRQRKGLTQHQTIHTGEKPYKCNECGKAFRDSSQLIRHHRIHTGEKPYECNECGKAFARSTELTVHQTIHTGEKPYKCNECGKAFRQSSQLTQHQTIHTGEKPYKCNECGKAFRLSTGLMEHQRLHTGDKPYECGECGKAFRHSSQLTRHQMIHTGKKPYECNECGKSFPQSSQLTQHQIIHAGGKPYKCNECGKVFCQSSQLTQHQIIHTGEKPYECNKCGKAFPQSSQLTRHKRIHTGEKPYECSECGKAFRLGTQLAVHQTIHTGEKPYKCNECGKAFRLSKGLMEHQRLHTGDKPYECNECGKAFRHRSHLTRHQLIHTGKKSYECNECGKSFPQSSQLTQHQTIHTGERPYECGKAYRWSTGLSEHQGIDVGEKPYELEEPFHCSSALSQQWRIQTGEKLYECND; this is encoded by the exons ATGTCAGCCAAGCTCTGGACGTGCTCTGGAGGCACTGGAATGGAGCAGGGTCAGACAAGgcttggagaaggtgggatttcagctgagACTTCAGGGAAGTCGGGCAGTGGAGATGAGAACAGACAGATCATTCTGGGCATGG GAGTCAGTGACATTTTGGGATGTGGCCGTGGACTTCACTGCGGAGGAGTGGGGGCATCTGGCCCCTTTTCAGAAGGAGTTGTACCAGGAGGTGATGCTGGAGAACTACCGGAACCTGGTGTACCTGG AGACAGGGCTAGGATTGAATTGGAGTGTGATGTTCCCTCCCCAGCCTTTTCTCATTTCCAACGAGCAGGACTCAGCGTTTCTGAGCCAGCTGTCATCTCCCAGCTGGAGCGAGGGGAAGCACCTTGGAGGCCAGAGGGAGGCAGCCCTGGAGATGGCTGTGCAG attGGGGGACAAAGCATGAAATCAAGGAGTCGGCCCCAAAGCTGGTCTTCTCTATGGAAGAATTATCTGGAGAAAAACTCACAAGGAATGGTTCCTGTGCTTCCAAGTTGGGAGGACCCTGGCAGTGGGATTCCAGGTTAGACAAGCAGCAGAACAGTGAGGAAACATATGCTAAACAAATGAAGATCAAACCTTCCAATAAGGTGAGAAGCCATGAACATAATAAATATGGCAGAAGTTTTAGTCTAGGACCAGTTCTTTTCCCACAGCAGAGAGTATCCATAGGCAAGAATCTTGATAAATGTGTTACACATCGGAAGAGCTTCAGACTATATTCAGAACTAAAAAAATGCAATAGAATTTCCTCaaagaaaatactttctaaatttAAAGAATGTGGCAAGTCCTTTAATTATAATTCCGACCTTATTGAAAATCATCGAATGCTTGCTGGAGAGAAGAAACCTTAtatatgtaatgaatgtggaaaggtcTTCAGACAGAGCACACATCTTAttctacatcagagaatccatactggagagaaaccttatgaatgtagcgaatgtggaaaggccttccgTCTGAGCACACGACTTATTGAACATCaaagaatccatactggagagaaaccttatgaatgtaatgaatgtggtaaGGCCTTCCCTCAGAGCTCAAAACTTACtcgacatcagagaattcatacaggagagaaaccttatgagtgtcatgaatgtgggaaagccttctgTCAGAGAACAGGacttactcaacatcagagaattcatacaggggagaaaccttatgaatgtcatgaatgtggaaaggcctttcGCCAGAGAACAGGACTTAGTCGACATCAGACAATTCATACAGGAGataaaccttatgaatgtaatgaatgtggaaaggccttccgCCAGAGAAAAGGACTTACTCAGCACCAGACaattcatacaggagagaaaccttataaatgtaacgaatgtgggaaggccttccgtGATAGCTCACAGCTCATTCGACATCATAGAATACATACCggggagaaaccttatgaatgtaatgaatgtgggaaggcctttgcACGAAGCACAGAACTTACTGTACATCAGACAATTCATAccggagagaaaccttataaatgtaacgaatgtggaaaagccttccgACAGAGTTCGCAGCTCACTCAACATCAgacaattcatactggagaaaagccttataaatgtaatgaatgtgggaaggccttccgcCTGAGCACAGGGCTTATGGAGCATCAGAGACTTCATACTGGAGATAAACCTTATGAATGtggtgaatgtgggaaagccttccgCCACAGCTCACAACTTACTAGACATCAGATGATACATACaggaaagaaaccttatgaatgcaatgaatgtggaaagtCCTTCCCCCAGAGCTCCCAGCTTACTCAACATCAGATAATTCATGCTGGGGGAAAACCTTAcaagtgtaatgaatgtggaaaggtcTTCTGCCAGAGCTCACAGCTTACTCAACATCAGATaattcatactggggagaaaccttatgaatgtaataaatgtgggaaggccttccccCAGAGCTCACAACTGACTCGTCATAAGAGAATccatactggggagaaaccttatgaatgtagtgaatgtggaaaagccttccgCTTAGGGACACAACTTGCTGTACATCAGacaattcacactggagagaaaccttataagtgtaatgaatgtggaaaagccttccgTCTGAGCAAAGGACTTATGGAGCATCAGAGACTTCATACTGGAGataaaccttatgaatgtaatgaatgtggcaaGGCCTTCCGCCATAGATCACACCTTACTCGACATCAGTTGATACATACTGGAAAGAaatcttatgaatgtaatgaatgtggaaagtcCTTCCCCCAGAGCTCACAGCTTACGCAACATCAgacaattcatactggagagagacCTTATGAATGTGGCAAAGCTTATAGGTGGAGCACAGGACTTAGTGAGCATCAGGGTATTGATGtaggagagaagccttatgagcTGGAGGAGCCCTTTCATTGTAGTTCAGCCCTTTCTCAACAGTGGAGAATCCAAactggagagaaactttatgaatgtaatgattgA